The proteins below come from a single Panicum hallii strain FIL2 chromosome 7, PHallii_v3.1, whole genome shotgun sequence genomic window:
- the LOC112899142 gene encoding uncharacterized protein LOC112899142, giving the protein MDFAFPATTTAAAATTTAPEEIPFPRFAAALPPRLPPSPPAAAADAMAEEGPRAPEMKAGAGAGGDDAASAAAAAEVEDRMDLLWEDFNEELALARRRARGRGGSWRERGEGLLVLEAGPWSEPSSPSDAGSEPAGRVGCAPVLRPSSRAAGGARHYRRRAGSWVLLMRIFRRLFVIDKTISVARQRSTTRAR; this is encoded by the coding sequence ATGGACTTCGCCTTCCCCGCCACCACCACGGCAGCCGCGGCCACGACGACGGCGCCAGAGGAGATCCCGTTCCCCCGCTTCGCGGCCGCGTTGCCTCCCCggctccctccctctcctcccgccgctgccgccgacgCCATGGCGGAAGAAGGGCCGCGGGCGCCGGAAATGAAGGCGGGGGCGGGTGCGGGAGGTGACGACGCGGcgtcggctgcggcggcggcggaggtggaggacAGGATGGACCTGCTGTGGGAGGACTTCAACGAGGAGCTGGCGCTggcgcggcgccgggcgcgggggcggggcggttCCTGGCGGGAGCGCGGCGAGGGGCTGCTGGTGCTGGAGGCGGGCCCGTGGTCGGagccgtcgtcgccgtcggACGCGGGGTCGGAGCCCGCGGGCCGCGTCGGGTGCGCGCCCGTGCTGCGGCCCTCGTCCAGGGCCGCCGGCGGGGCGAGGCACTACCGCCGCCGCGCGGGGTCCTGGGTGCTGCTCATGAGGATCTTCCGGAGGCTCTTCGTCATCGACAAGACCATCTCCGTCGCCAGGCAGCGCTCGACCACCAGGGCGCGCTGA
- the LOC112899143 gene encoding acyl-coenzyme A thioesterase 13-like: MDPDAVRRSLEPTASAEEITGSTPARLHFYDPFVLSGVSIESAEHGRLLCSFVVAPRHASPAGYLRSGVTATLADQLGSAVFFCSGLRSSGVSVEISVSFVDAATVGEEIEVEGKLLRAGKSVGVVSVDFRKKMTGKLMAQARHTKYLAVSSKL, from the exons ATGGACCCGGACGCGGTGCGGCGAAGCCTCGAGCCCACCGCATCCGCGGAGGAAATCACGGGCTCCACCCCAGCCCGCCTCCATTTCTACGACCCCTTCGTCCTCAGCGGCGTCAGCATCGAGTCCGCCGAGCACGGCCGCCTCCTCTGCTCCTTCGTCGTCGCCCCGCGCCACGCC AGCCCCGCGGGGTACCTCCGCAGCGGCGTCACGGCGACGCTCGCCGACCAGCTGGGGTCCGCCGTCTTCTTCTGCAGCGGGCTCCGCAGTAGCGGGGTCTCCGTGGAGATCAGCGTCTCCTTTGTCGACGCGGCTACTGTCGGG GAAGAAATAGAGGTTGAGGGAAAGTTGTTGCGTGCTGGAAAATCCGTTGGTGTCGTCTCAGTCGATTTCAGGAAGAAAATGACAGGAAAGTTGATGGCACAGGCCCGTCATACCAAGTATCTTGCTGTGTCAAGCAAATTGTGA